The stretch of DNA CCGGCTGTTCAGGTCGTAGCCGACCGGCTGGTAGACCTCCCACCAGGGGTGGGCCCCGGCCAGCCGGATCGAGTCCTCCGGGGGCGCCACCTGCACGGCGCCGTAGCCCTTGGGGCCGAGCACGGTGGTGCACTCGTTCGCCACCGAGGGCCAGTTCCACTCGAAGAGGTTCGCGATCACGTCGCCGCCGTTGGGGGTGGCGGCGGCGTGCGCGGCGGGTTGCAGGGTCAGCGGCAGCAGGGTGCCGCCGATCAGGGCGGCAGCGGCGAGCAGCGCTCTTCGGGCATGCCGGGGCAGGGTCATGTGTCGTCAACTCCAGGGGTGGGTGGGGGCCGTGACGGCGGTGTAGACGATGGCCCGGGGTCCGGGCACCGTCAAGGGATCACGCAAGTTTCTTCGGAAAATTGCTGCAAGCCATTGCACTCTCCGTCAACATCGGGCGCCGCAATGAGCCACACTCCGTCGTCGAGCTACTACCATGCGTAGTCGTTCCGGTCCGTACCGTCCTCGGAGACCCCCGTGCGCCACCGCCTGCTCGCCGCCACCGCCGCGCTCGCCCTGACCCTCGGCGCGGCCGCCCCGGCCGCCGCCACCGCGCCGGCCCGCTACGCCGCGCTCGGCGACTCCTACGCCGCCGGGACGGGCGGCGGGGCCTACGACCCGGCCAGCGGGGACTGCCACCGGGGGCGGCACTCCTACCCGGCGCTGGAGGCGGACGGGGCCGGGGACTTCCGGTTCGCGGCCTGCTACGGGGCCACCACCCAGGAGGTCCGGGAGGGCCAACTCGCGGGCCTGCCGGGCGATTCGACGGCGGTCTCAGTGACCGTCGGCGGCAACGACCTCGGCTTCGGCGACATGGTGGTGGACTGCCTCCAGCCGTTCACCACCGACGCCAAGTGCGACCGGACGCTGGACGAGGGCGCCCGGCGGCTGACCGAGGAGCTGCCCGACCGGCTGGACCGGACGCTGACCGCGATCGGCCGCGCCGCGCCGAACGCCGTAGTCGCCGTGACCGGGTACCCGCACGTACTGGAGACCGGCACCGACTGCGCCGTCGGCACCCCGAAGCGCCGCAGCCGGATCGCCGAACTGACGGACCAACTGGACGAGCTGCTCGCACACCAGGCCGAGCAGCACGGCTTCCGGTTCGCCGACCCCCGGCCGGCCTTCGCCGGGCACGGGGTCTGCGCGGTCGGCGGCCAGGAGTGGATCAACCGGTTCGTGCTGCTGACGCTCTGGGAGTCCTTCCACCCCACCGCCGAGGGCTACCGGCTCGGGTACCTGCCCTCGGTCGCCGCCGCACTCGGCTGAAGCCGACCCCTGAGGTCGCGTAACCCCTTGGCTGCCCAGGCATCAAAGCCCGTAGGCTGGGCAGGTAGGAGCCATGGTTCAGAGGTTCGGCAGTTGGTCGGCCGACCGGAGGGAGACGCTGGGTGATCGAGCTGGAAGATGTTCCCGAGTTGATCGACCCGGTGATGGTCTGTGCCTTCGAGGGGTGGAACGACGCGGGCGACGCCGCCTCGACGGCGGTCAGCCATCTGGACGACACCTGGGGTGGCAAGGTCTTCGCCGCGCTGGACGCGGAGGACTACTACGACTTCCAGGTCAACCGCCCGACCGTGTGGCTGGACGGCGGCGTCCGCCGGATCACCTGGCCGACCACCCGGCTGTCGGTGGTGCGGGTGACCGAGCCCAAGCCGCGTGACCTGGTGATCGTCCGGGG from Kitasatospora sp. MMS16-BH015 encodes:
- a CDS encoding SGNH/GDSL hydrolase family protein; translation: MRHRLLAATAALALTLGAAAPAAATAPARYAALGDSYAAGTGGGAYDPASGDCHRGRHSYPALEADGAGDFRFAACYGATTQEVREGQLAGLPGDSTAVSVTVGGNDLGFGDMVVDCLQPFTTDAKCDRTLDEGARRLTEELPDRLDRTLTAIGRAAPNAVVAVTGYPHVLETGTDCAVGTPKRRSRIAELTDQLDELLAHQAEQHGFRFADPRPAFAGHGVCAVGGQEWINRFVLLTLWESFHPTAEGYRLGYLPSVAAALG